The following proteins come from a genomic window of Fibrobacter sp.:
- a CDS encoding transposon-encoded TnpW family protein produces MADNKQHDTRTTRRPDCVTEIRMGNSVLVVSGYFKKDTTTTAADKMARVLEAEAAATQEPTYPA; encoded by the coding sequence ATGGCAGATAACAAGCAGCACGACACCCGCACCACCCGCCGCCCTGACTGTGTGACGGAAATCCGCATGGGCAATTCCGTCCTTGTCGTGTCCGGCTATTTCAAGAAAGACACCACAACCACAGCCGCCGACAAAATGGCGCGGGTACTGGAAGCGGAAGCCGCTGCTACACAGGAGCCGACTTATCCGGCGTGA
- a CDS encoding ATP-binding protein, with protein MKNEINAVLENMTTTIPEPEDYTGEDGLLYCGKCRKPKEAYFAPDKAAIFGRDRHPAECDCQRTAREEREAAEKRRRHLDTVEELKRRGFTDPTMRDWTFENDNGRNPQTGLARRYVEHWEDMRTDNIGCLFWGGVGTGKSYLAGCIANALMEKEIPVRMTNFALILNDLAASFEGRNEYISRLCRYPLLILDDFGMERGTEYGLEQVFNVIDSRYRSGKPLIVTTNLTLDDLHNPEDTAHSRIYDRLLSMCVPVRFTGDNFRQETAKRKMESMKKLITD; from the coding sequence ATGAAGAATGAAATCAACGCGGTTTTGGAGAATATGACGACCACCATCCCGGAGCCGGAGGACTACACCGGCGAGGACGGTTTACTGTACTGCGGCAAGTGCCGCAAGCCGAAAGAAGCCTATTTTGCGCCGGATAAGGCCGCTATCTTCGGGCGCGACCGCCACCCGGCAGAGTGCGACTGCCAGAGAACCGCCCGCGAGGAACGGGAAGCCGCCGAAAAGCGGCGCAGACACCTTGACACCGTGGAAGAACTGAAACGCCGGGGCTTTACCGACCCCACCATGCGGGACTGGACTTTCGAGAACGACAACGGCAGGAACCCGCAGACCGGGCTTGCCCGCCGGTATGTGGAGCATTGGGAAGATATGCGGACAGACAATATCGGCTGCCTGTTCTGGGGCGGCGTAGGCACCGGCAAAAGCTACCTTGCAGGCTGTATCGCAAACGCCCTCATGGAGAAAGAAATCCCCGTCCGCATGACGAACTTTGCTCTTATCCTCAATGACCTTGCCGCCAGCTTTGAGGGGCGCAACGAGTACATTTCCCGCCTTTGTCGTTATCCGCTGCTGATCCTTGACGACTTCGGCATGGAACGCGGGACGGAATACGGGCTGGAACAGGTGTTCAATGTGATTGACAGCCGTTACCGCAGCGGCAAGCCGCTGATCGTCACGACCAACCTTACGCTGGACGACCTGCACAACCCGGAGGACACCGCCCATTCCCGGATTTATGACCGCCTGCTTTCCATGTGCGTCCCGGTACGCTTTACCGGCGACAACTTCCGGCAGGAAACCGCCAAGCGGAAAATGGAGAGCATGAAGAAACTGATTACCGACTGA
- a CDS encoding replication initiator protein A: MRDNTPKSTRTQGGDPIADYIRADTRLPAYLPYPRFLLKMEISQTAKLLYSLLLDRSTLSQKNKWLDDEGRIYIIYPIAEIAEILDKGSTTIKGALNELDTAGLLERERGGFSAPNRLYVKVPPVPQVQFSDQLMAGSPPLIEPENRPTDGQKTDLMMVGKPSPNQTTINNLTESQTKGVSGGPSAPYGRYGNIFLSQTEYDELQAEYPDRLERFIEEMSRYLAANGKSYQNYAAALRIWAGNDKKEAPKKGIPDYSCKEGESL, encoded by the coding sequence ATGCGTGACAATACGCCAAAATCAACCCGAACACAGGGAGGTGATCCTATCGCTGATTATATCAGGGCAGACACGCGGCTGCCCGCCTATCTGCCGTATCCCCGTTTCCTGCTGAAAATGGAGATTTCACAGACCGCCAAGCTGCTGTATTCGCTGCTGTTAGACCGTTCCACCCTCTCCCAGAAAAACAAGTGGCTGGACGACGAGGGCAGGATTTATATTATCTATCCCATCGCGGAGATAGCAGAAATACTGGATAAAGGCAGCACCACCATCAAGGGGGCGCTTAATGAACTGGACACGGCGGGGCTGTTGGAACGGGAACGGGGCGGCTTCTCCGCACCGAACCGGCTTTATGTCAAAGTACCGCCAGTGCCACAGGTACAGTTTTCAGACCAACTGATGGCCGGAAGTCCGCCCCTCATAGAGCCGGAAAACCGTCCTACTGATGGTCAGAAAACCGACCTTATGATGGTCGGAAAACCGTCCCCTAACCAAACTACTATAAACAACCTTACAGAGAGCCAAACAAAGGGAGTGAGTGGGGGGCCGTCCGCGCCCTATGGCCGATATGGAAATATTTTTCTGTCACAGACCGAATACGACGAGTTGCAGGCAGAGTACCCTGACAGGCTGGAACGGTTCATCGAGGAAATGAGCCGCTACCTTGCCGCCAACGGGAAAAGCTACCAGAACTATGCCGCCGCCCTGCGGATATGGGCGGGGAACGACAAAAAGGAAGCCCCTAAAAAGGGCATACCAGACTACTCATGCAAGGAGGGCGAGAGTTTATGA
- a CDS encoding cysteine-rich VLP domain-containing protein has protein sequence MSDNLPHMDYRQHRRARRLVHECCNYDEGNCLLLDDGEPCVCVQSISFSLMCHWFRVAVLPLDGELAAALLCRGSRKRCAVCGAAFVPKSNRGKYCPDCAGRMKKIKAAERKRKQRQRCHALEPFKPA, from the coding sequence ATGAGCGATAACCTGCCCCACATGGACTACCGCCAGCACCGGCGGGCGCGGCGGCTGGTACATGAGTGCTGTAACTACGATGAGGGGAACTGCCTGCTATTGGACGACGGGGAGCCTTGCGTGTGCGTCCAGAGCATTTCCTTTTCCCTCATGTGCCACTGGTTCCGTGTGGCTGTCCTGCCCCTTGACGGGGAGCTGGCCGCAGCCCTCTTGTGCCGGGGAAGCCGGAAACGGTGTGCCGTCTGCGGGGCGGCCTTTGTCCCCAAATCCAACCGGGGAAAATACTGCCCCGACTGCGCCGGGCGCATGAAGAAAATCAAAGCCGCCGAGAGAAAGCGGAAACAAAGGCAGAGATGTCACGCTTTAGAGCCTTTCAAACCCGCATAA